A window of Exiguobacterium sp. FSL W8-0210 contains these coding sequences:
- a CDS encoding thiol-disulfide oxidoreductase DCC family protein, with protein sequence MKAIVLFDGECNLCDASVQFILKRDKGYHDFASLQGETGQEIVRRHHLPETIDSVVVIDRGVPYIKSDAALRIARHLKGGWRLLSVFQIVPRSLRDRVYDFVANNRHRWFGQKQQCALPSPETRARFHD encoded by the coding sequence ATGAAAGCAATCGTCTTATTCGACGGAGAATGTAATCTCTGTGACGCGAGTGTCCAGTTCATTTTGAAACGAGACAAAGGATATCATGATTTTGCTTCGTTGCAAGGGGAAACAGGACAAGAAATCGTCCGTCGTCATCATCTTCCGGAAACGATCGACAGTGTCGTTGTGATTGACCGGGGTGTACCCTATATCAAATCAGATGCAGCGTTACGGATTGCCCGTCATTTAAAAGGTGGATGGCGTCTGTTGAGTGTGTTTCAGATTGTTCCACGTTCACTTCGAGATCGCGTCTATGATTTCGTTGCAAACAACCGTCATCGCTGGTTTGGACAAAAGCAGCAGTGCGCGTTACCGTCTCCGGAGACGCGAGCTCGATTTCACGACTAA
- a CDS encoding zinc-dependent alcohol dehydrogenase, whose translation MLNTTTICCLVESKTPSYLVRELPPLGIHDVHVRTLAGAISIGAELPQWLEQDMTETSYDYPLETGYESYGEVLAVGDAVQIVKPGDRVVSFYGHQDQAIVPVSKVIPVPAYVSPREALLLILSCDAAKGVRKHTLTPDTSVLVSGMGTIGLLTVHYLRHYINVRQIDIIEPLTSRAELARQLGARVVTPDSSMYDAAIECSGRQAAFAELQSAVRPHGAICVLSDGNREALTLTPVFHAKELRIIASSDGWDYRKHADWLFSDDRHATLPALFEHETSFSELASCFASLMETPDLPIKVFVDYEQTS comes from the coding sequence ATGTTGAACACTACAACGATTTGCTGTCTTGTGGAGTCGAAGACACCTAGTTATCTTGTTCGGGAACTGCCGCCGCTTGGCATCCATGACGTCCACGTCCGCACTCTAGCCGGTGCCATTAGTATCGGTGCCGAACTTCCCCAATGGCTGGAACAAGACATGACCGAAACCAGCTATGACTATCCGCTCGAGACAGGATATGAAAGTTATGGCGAAGTGCTTGCAGTTGGTGACGCCGTCCAAATCGTCAAGCCCGGAGATCGGGTCGTCAGCTTCTATGGTCATCAAGATCAGGCGATCGTACCTGTATCGAAGGTCATCCCGGTTCCTGCTTATGTCTCACCACGTGAAGCCTTACTACTAATTCTGTCCTGTGACGCGGCAAAAGGCGTCCGTAAGCATACATTGACACCCGACACTAGCGTCTTAGTTTCTGGAATGGGTACGATCGGTTTGCTGACAGTGCATTACTTACGGCATTATATCAACGTTCGTCAGATTGATATCATCGAGCCGCTTACGTCCCGAGCGGAGTTAGCACGTCAATTAGGTGCACGTGTCGTCACACCGGATTCAAGTATGTATGACGCCGCCATCGAATGCTCCGGACGCCAAGCGGCCTTTGCCGAGCTTCAGTCTGCTGTCCGTCCTCATGGTGCAATCTGCGTCTTATCGGACGGCAACCGGGAAGCCTTGACGTTGACGCCCGTGTTTCACGCAAAAGAACTTCGGATCATTGCATCGAGTGACGGCTGGGACTACCGCAAGCATGCAGACTGGCTCTTTTCAGACGATCGTCACGCGACATTGCCCGCTTTGTTCGAACACGAGACTTCGTTTTCGGAGCTTGCCAGTTGCTTTGCTAGCTTAATGGAAACACCAGATCTCCCAATTAAAGTATTCGTTGATTATGAGCAGACGAGCTGA
- a CDS encoding RDD family protein encodes MHSTTKRRIGAYIINQAVYFGLSAFIEKTVLRRVKSEVVHAVVTQPTISFLGEVAQLKLLNGKTIGGQICGIQVESENGLPLTTKQIVRRTVYRDTVSLFKIRPYWKPFLENGHRLPEDDFARTIVRLNQEKLNNEA; translated from the coding sequence ATGCATTCAACGACTAAACGACGAATCGGTGCGTACATCATCAACCAAGCTGTTTATTTCGGACTTTCCGCCTTCATCGAAAAAACGGTGTTACGACGTGTGAAGTCAGAAGTCGTTCACGCCGTCGTGACACAACCGACGATCAGTTTTCTAGGAGAAGTCGCGCAATTAAAACTGTTGAACGGAAAAACGATTGGTGGTCAGATTTGCGGCATCCAGGTTGAAAGCGAGAACGGATTGCCGTTGACGACGAAACAAATCGTCCGCCGAACAGTCTATCGTGATACGGTCTCGCTATTTAAGATTCGACCGTACTGGAAACCGTTTCTTGAGAACGGACACCGATTACCGGAGGATGACTTCGCGAGAACGATCGTCCGCTTGAATCAGGAGAAGCTAAATAATGAAGCTTGA
- a CDS encoding RrF2 family transcriptional regulator, which yields MTRSTDYAIRVLIFAASHPTRLVQIQEVATYYDFSKNHLMKIVHALSKFGLIISVQGRNGGFRLAKSPDTITLGEIVHLFEEVSYLETVSVTHDNSSLQNTRRAFDRAFSSFKETLSAYTLIDLMAPTRVD from the coding sequence ATGACTCGCTCTACGGACTATGCCATTCGTGTACTGATTTTTGCGGCGTCCCATCCGACTCGGCTCGTACAAATTCAAGAAGTGGCAACATATTATGATTTCTCTAAGAACCACCTAATGAAGATCGTTCATGCATTGAGTAAGTTTGGTCTCATCATTTCCGTGCAAGGTCGTAATGGTGGCTTTAGATTAGCAAAATCACCGGACACGATCACACTGGGAGAAATCGTTCACCTTTTTGAAGAAGTATCTTATCTGGAAACCGTGTCTGTAACACATGACAATAGCAGTTTACAAAATACGCGTCGTGCATTCGATCGGGCATTTTCGTCCTTCAAAGAAACGTTAAGTGCTTACACGTTGATTGATCTAATGGCGCCAACACGGGTTGATTGA
- a CDS encoding NUDIX hydrolase — protein sequence MDYIRFLRSKVGQEKVMLNFAGGIVFDKEGRILLQKRREQQAWGFPGGALELGESIVEATQREIFEETGFHVTIERLSGVYSKYEEMYPNGDVAQPIVHFFVCRINGGQLTIDSDESLDIAFFERDQMPELYSELHQTAWNDFLTETGPVFR from the coding sequence ATGGACTACATACGTTTTCTTCGCAGTAAGGTCGGTCAAGAAAAAGTGATGTTGAACTTTGCGGGTGGGATTGTCTTTGACAAGGAGGGACGCATTCTTCTTCAAAAACGGCGAGAGCAACAAGCATGGGGCTTTCCCGGCGGCGCACTGGAACTGGGAGAGTCGATTGTCGAAGCCACACAGCGTGAGATTTTTGAAGAGACCGGTTTTCATGTCACGATTGAACGTTTGAGTGGTGTCTATTCGAAGTACGAAGAGATGTATCCGAACGGGGATGTCGCCCAACCGATCGTCCATTTTTTCGTTTGCCGAATCAATGGGGGGCAATTGACGATTGATTCCGATGAATCACTCGATATTGCTTTTTTTGAAAGAGACCAAATGCCAGAACTCTATAGCGAACTGCATCAAACAGCCTGGAACGATTTTTTGACGGAAACGGGTCCGGTTTTTCGATAA
- a CDS encoding SDR family oxidoreductase, producing MTKRPIAIVTGASQTRDIGAAICRQLASSGHDLVFTYFKVTADWATSFTTELENQGARVLAIELDLGQADAADDLFDQVEDFGTPSILINNAAHSTMTDWRSLDAASLDQHYAVNLRAPLLLATRFTKQFVEAHLTSGRIIQLTSGQDLGPMPDEIAYATTKGALSTFTKTYAAAVAPLGITVNAVNPGPTDSTWMDEATRTVLKPSFPFGRIGAPEDVARLIQFLVSPDGGWVTGQVIHSEGGFER from the coding sequence ATGACGAAACGACCGATTGCCATCGTGACCGGTGCCAGTCAGACACGCGACATCGGAGCTGCGATTTGCCGCCAGCTTGCCTCGTCTGGACATGACCTGGTCTTTACTTATTTTAAAGTAACAGCGGATTGGGCGACTAGTTTTACGACCGAACTTGAAAATCAAGGTGCCCGCGTCCTTGCGATCGAACTTGATTTAGGGCAAGCAGATGCCGCTGATGATTTATTCGATCAGGTAGAAGACTTTGGAACACCAAGTATCCTGATCAATAACGCTGCCCATTCGACGATGACGGATTGGCGATCACTTGATGCAGCCAGTCTTGATCAACACTATGCCGTCAATCTCCGGGCACCGTTGTTGCTCGCGACACGTTTCACGAAACAATTCGTTGAAGCACATCTAACGTCCGGTCGTATCATTCAACTGACGTCCGGACAGGATCTCGGTCCGATGCCTGACGAGATTGCTTACGCTACGACAAAAGGTGCCTTGTCGACCTTTACGAAGACTTACGCGGCAGCCGTGGCACCGCTTGGCATCACCGTCAATGCGGTTAATCCGGGTCCGACAGACTCGACTTGGATGGATGAAGCAACCCGGACGGTGCTTAAACCTAGTTTTCCGTTCGGGCGAATCGGTGCGCCGGAAGACGTCGCACGATTGATCCAATTCCTCGTCAGTCCTGACGGTGGCTGGGTGACCGGGCAAGTCATCCATTCCGAAGGTGGCTTTGAACGCTGA
- a CDS encoding MBL fold metallo-hydrolase: METIICTTCGVEQINPQRETCPICLEERQYVNPTGQTWTTLDAMQTLGTYQNVISDDGAGVYAIQTTPAFGIGQTAYLVQGKSFNLLWDCITYLDSTTKEQLDELGGIQAIALSHPHYYATQVEWAETFDVPIYIHEDDASFVTRPSERIVFWSGERLELAEDVMLHRIGGHFKGAVICERKDASAGLLLTGDIIRIVADRTWVSFMYSYPNVIPLPAKTVARMAETLRPLHFEKLYDAFHRKIETGASEAVARSAERYIAALNGDWFTT, encoded by the coding sequence ATGGAAACCATCATCTGTACGACGTGTGGTGTCGAACAAATTAATCCGCAACGTGAAACGTGTCCGATTTGCTTAGAGGAAAGACAGTATGTCAATCCAACTGGTCAAACGTGGACGACGCTCGATGCCATGCAAACGTTAGGAACGTATCAAAACGTCATTAGTGACGACGGAGCAGGCGTCTATGCGATTCAGACGACACCGGCGTTCGGTATCGGTCAGACGGCATATCTTGTCCAAGGAAAATCGTTCAACCTGTTATGGGACTGCATTACATATCTTGATTCTACAACGAAAGAGCAACTTGACGAATTAGGCGGGATTCAGGCGATTGCTTTATCACATCCGCATTATTACGCGACACAAGTCGAATGGGCGGAGACTTTTGACGTGCCGATCTATATTCATGAAGATGATGCGTCGTTCGTGACGCGACCAAGCGAACGCATCGTCTTCTGGAGTGGTGAACGCTTGGAATTGGCGGAAGATGTGATGTTACATCGCATCGGCGGTCACTTCAAAGGAGCAGTCATCTGTGAACGAAAAGACGCATCGGCGGGGCTATTGTTGACAGGGGACATCATTCGGATCGTTGCTGATCGGACGTGGGTCAGTTTCATGTACAGTTATCCGAATGTGATTCCGCTTCCGGCAAAGACGGTCGCGCGAATGGCAGAAACGTTACGTCCGCTTCACTTTGAAAAATTATATGACGCCTTTCATCGGAAAATCGAAACCGGCGCGTCTGAAGCAGTAGCACGCTCTGCAGAGCGGTACATTGCTGCCTTGAACGGGGACTGGTTCACGACATGA
- a CDS encoding AAA family ATPase — protein MKSRLIVIRGNSGSGKTTLAKALRSVLPDSILFSQDVIRREMLNVKDGPGNPAIRWIEELVGLADGRHATILLEGILAQDWYGEMIDRLERRFTSRYAAYYFDVSFEETIRRHAMRQPTEFSETDMKRWWIDRDHRPTDRLIAEDTSIEAMIQKIKQEQKGESE, from the coding sequence ATGAAGTCGCGCTTGATCGTCATTCGTGGGAATTCTGGTAGTGGAAAAACTACGCTTGCCAAAGCGTTACGATCGGTTTTACCGGATAGCATCTTGTTTTCACAAGATGTTATCCGCAGGGAGATGTTGAACGTAAAAGATGGACCAGGAAATCCGGCGATTCGCTGGATCGAGGAGTTGGTTGGACTTGCTGACGGACGCCACGCGACGATTCTGCTGGAAGGCATTCTTGCACAGGACTGGTACGGTGAGATGATTGACCGGTTGGAACGTCGCTTTACGTCACGTTACGCGGCGTATTATTTTGACGTCTCATTCGAAGAAACCATTCGTCGCCATGCGATGCGCCAGCCGACGGAGTTTTCTGAGACGGATATGAAACGCTGGTGGATTGATAGGGATCACCGCCCAACGGATCGTCTGATTGCTGAGGATACATCGATAGAAGCCATGATTCAGAAAATAAAACAAGAGCAAAAAGGGGAGAGCGAATGA
- a CDS encoding alpha/beta fold hydrolase, which translates to MKLDFHVHSVRASQPTGAILLYHGWGGTAVSYLEFAQQLSKKGYDVFIPELIRHDQREPFDHPFDSEITTTYFWSVVEQSITEATAIIEQSGWHVSDVMAIGVSMGGFIAHGIMSRQPIKALVAINGGGAYLEAERQFRVRDGRPAIKKEDVPWKLDPISVMDERPRLLLHGDADDIIPLSIQQFYHGTAVQAGMAQTTVLDVFSGVNHTVTDAMIKQLIAWLKHVKLQGATDGLHTFSSQ; encoded by the coding sequence ATGAAGCTTGATTTTCATGTCCATAGTGTCCGTGCCTCTCAACCAACGGGAGCCATTCTGCTCTACCATGGTTGGGGCGGAACGGCTGTTTCTTATCTAGAGTTTGCACAACAATTATCTAAAAAAGGGTACGATGTCTTCATCCCGGAACTTATTCGGCATGATCAACGTGAACCGTTTGATCATCCGTTTGATTCAGAAATAACGACGACCTATTTTTGGTCCGTCGTCGAACAATCGATTACGGAAGCGACAGCTATCATCGAACAATCAGGCTGGCATGTTTCAGATGTGATGGCAATCGGCGTCTCGATGGGTGGGTTCATTGCCCACGGGATCATGTCGCGTCAGCCGATTAAAGCACTCGTTGCGATCAATGGGGGCGGTGCCTATCTTGAAGCAGAACGTCAATTCCGCGTTCGTGACGGGCGACCTGCCATCAAAAAGGAGGATGTACCATGGAAGCTCGATCCAATCAGCGTGATGGATGAGCGTCCGCGATTACTCCTGCACGGCGATGCCGATGACATCATTCCACTATCGATCCAGCAGTTTTATCACGGGACAGCTGTTCAAGCAGGTATGGCGCAAACGACCGTATTAGACGTTTTTTCAGGTGTCAACCATACCGTGACCGATGCCATGATCAAGCAACTGATTGCATGGCTGAAGCACGTCAAACTTCAAGGGGCGACAGATGGACTACATACGTTTTCTTCGCAGTAA
- a CDS encoding VOC family protein, with protein MSISTHLIAPRLNAVFLHVQDVKCAAAWYHQLLQLPFDVSRVSSPVYNLPLEGPTSLTLDDHSNDATYQHHPSPHALFNFYTTDIDASYQFVLSLQAPIIRDIERFDDFAYFTFADPDGNVLMLCTG; from the coding sequence ATGTCAATTTCGACCCACCTTATTGCGCCCCGCTTGAACGCTGTCTTTTTGCATGTTCAGGATGTGAAATGTGCCGCCGCTTGGTATCACCAGTTACTGCAGTTGCCGTTTGATGTGTCGCGTGTCTCGTCACCTGTTTACAACCTCCCACTCGAAGGTCCAACGAGTTTGACGCTCGATGATCACTCGAATGACGCAACGTATCAACATCACCCTTCCCCTCATGCCTTGTTTAATTTTTATACGACGGACATCGATGCCTCCTATCAGTTCGTCTTATCACTACAAGCACCCATCATTCGTGACATCGAACGTTTCGATGATTTTGCTTACTTTACGTTTGCAGATCCCGACGGCAACGTCTTGATGCTCTGTACAGGGTAA